A portion of the Corynebacterium rouxii genome contains these proteins:
- the ispG gene encoding flavodoxin-dependent (E)-4-hydroxy-3-methylbut-2-enyl-diphosphate synthase translates to MSTPTGQPIGLGLPDAPLPVLAPRRKTRQLMVGNVGVGSDYPVSVQSMTTTKTHDVNATLQQIAQLTASGCDIVRVACPKTVDAEALPAIAKKSPIPVIADIHFQPKYIFAAIDAGCAAVRVNPGNIKEFDGRVKEVAKAAGDAGIPIRIGVNAGSLDKRIMEKYGKATPEALVESALWEAGLFEDCSFGDIAISVKHNDPVVMVEAYRQLAAQSDYPLHLGVTEAGPAFQGTIKSSVAFGSLLSQGIGDTIRVSLSADPVEEIKVGDQILQSLNLRKRGLEIVSCPSCGRAQVDVYSLAEEVTAALDGMSIPLRVAVMGCVVNGPGEARDADLGVASGNGKGQIFVRGEVIKTVPESQIVETLIEEAVRLAEAEGLEIEEGTGPQVKITR, encoded by the coding sequence GTGTCCACCCCTACCGGTCAGCCCATCGGACTCGGATTGCCTGATGCACCGTTGCCCGTCCTCGCCCCACGTCGTAAGACCCGCCAGCTCATGGTGGGAAATGTTGGTGTTGGCTCGGACTACCCAGTATCTGTTCAGTCGATGACAACCACCAAAACGCACGATGTTAACGCTACTTTGCAGCAAATTGCTCAGTTGACGGCCTCGGGGTGTGACATTGTCCGTGTTGCTTGCCCTAAGACTGTTGATGCTGAGGCATTGCCTGCTATTGCTAAAAAATCGCCTATTCCGGTAATTGCAGACATTCACTTCCAACCTAAATATATCTTTGCTGCTATTGATGCAGGTTGCGCTGCGGTTCGTGTGAACCCCGGTAATATCAAAGAGTTCGACGGTCGCGTTAAGGAAGTAGCAAAGGCCGCAGGAGACGCGGGAATCCCGATCCGCATTGGTGTCAACGCTGGATCTTTGGATAAACGCATCATGGAAAAGTACGGCAAGGCCACTCCGGAAGCATTGGTGGAATCTGCACTATGGGAAGCCGGTTTGTTTGAGGACTGCAGTTTCGGCGATATTGCGATTTCCGTGAAGCACAATGATCCAGTGGTCATGGTCGAGGCGTATCGTCAGCTAGCAGCCCAAAGCGATTATCCACTGCACCTAGGTGTTACTGAGGCTGGACCTGCATTCCAAGGAACGATTAAATCGTCAGTGGCTTTTGGCTCATTACTCTCGCAAGGTATTGGCGATACTATCCGTGTTTCTCTTTCTGCTGATCCAGTAGAAGAGATCAAAGTAGGCGACCAGATCCTTCAGTCTCTTAACCTTCGTAAACGAGGCCTTGAAATCGTTTCGTGCCCGTCGTGTGGTCGAGCACAGGTCGATGTTTATTCGTTAGCAGAAGAGGTGACAGCCGCTTTAGACGGTATGAGTATTCCGTTGCGCGTAGCAGTGATGGGATGCGTAGTTAACGGCCCTGGCGAAGCGCGCGATGCTGATTTGGGCGTTGCTTCCGGCAACGGCAAGGGACAAATCTTTGTCCGTGGCGAAGTCATTAAGACGGTTCCGGAATCTCAAATTGTAGAGACTCTGATCGAAGAAGCCGTTCGATTGGCAGAAGCAGAAGGCCTTGAAATTGAGGAAGGTACAGGACCTCAGGTAAAAATTACTCGATAG
- a CDS encoding M50 family metallopeptidase, translating into MASYLLGVVLFATGIAITIALHEWGHFMAARAFGMRVRRFFIGFGPTVASCRRGNTEYGFKAFPLGGFCDIAGMTNQDQVTAEEAPHAMMHKPWWQRIIVLLGGILMNILVGFVTLYCVACVVGLPNLKVDTTPVVGEVSCVPSKQLDATTLSSCEGQGPAARAGIQPGDVIVAIDHKNVDSFTAVRSYVFDKPNQDLTFTIDRDGVRRDVVVRVQEVHRLSTNGDDLVAGAVGVSSAPLKNTVIQYNPLTAVPGAALFSVHMVGATVEGLAQFPAKLPGVAAAIVGGERDHNSPMSVVGASRVGGELVQHSYWSSFFMMLASLNFFLALFNLIPLPPLDGGHIAVVIYEKLRDALRKRRGLKPAGPADYTKLMPLTFAVAGLLLAVGALVIVADVVNPIRLLG; encoded by the coding sequence GTGGCCTCATATTTACTTGGCGTTGTTTTATTTGCGACCGGCATCGCCATCACCATTGCTCTGCATGAATGGGGCCATTTTATGGCTGCTCGTGCATTTGGGATGCGAGTTCGTCGATTTTTTATTGGGTTTGGCCCTACAGTCGCTTCGTGTCGGCGTGGGAATACTGAATACGGTTTCAAAGCGTTTCCACTTGGTGGTTTTTGCGATATTGCCGGAATGACAAACCAGGATCAGGTAACAGCCGAAGAAGCTCCCCACGCGATGATGCATAAGCCTTGGTGGCAGCGCATCATTGTGCTTCTCGGCGGCATCTTGATGAACATTTTGGTTGGCTTTGTCACGCTGTATTGTGTGGCTTGTGTTGTGGGATTACCTAATTTGAAGGTGGATACAACACCAGTAGTGGGTGAAGTTTCCTGTGTGCCGAGTAAACAGCTCGATGCGACCACGCTTTCCTCTTGTGAAGGGCAAGGACCTGCAGCACGCGCGGGAATTCAACCAGGCGACGTCATCGTGGCGATCGATCACAAGAATGTTGATAGTTTCACAGCTGTTCGATCCTATGTGTTTGATAAACCGAACCAAGATCTAACTTTCACCATCGATCGCGATGGGGTGCGTCGTGATGTTGTTGTTCGTGTCCAAGAAGTTCACCGCTTGTCGACGAATGGTGATGATTTGGTAGCGGGTGCCGTTGGCGTGAGCAGCGCACCGTTGAAAAACACCGTGATTCAGTACAATCCGTTGACTGCTGTACCAGGTGCTGCGCTATTTTCAGTGCATATGGTGGGTGCGACTGTTGAGGGACTTGCACAATTTCCTGCAAAGCTACCTGGTGTTGCTGCAGCGATTGTGGGTGGCGAGCGCGATCACAACAGCCCAATGAGTGTTGTTGGCGCATCGCGAGTTGGGGGAGAACTGGTTCAGCATTCTTATTGGTCCTCATTTTTTATGATGCTCGCTAGCCTGAACTTCTTCCTAGCGTTGTTTAACCTGATTCCGCTCCCACCTCTTGATGGTGGACATATTGCCGTTGTTATTTATGAAAAGCTTCGCGACGCCCTGCGTAAGCGTCGTGGTTTGAAACCAGCAGGTCCAGCGGACTACACAAAACTCATGCCACTGACCTTCGCGGTTGCGGGACTTCTTCTTGCCGTTGGCGCGTTAGTGATCGTGGCGGACGTTGTTAATCCCATCCGGCTTTTGGGATAG
- the dxr gene encoding 1-deoxy-D-xylulose-5-phosphate reductoisomerase, with translation MRKKILILGSTGSIGTQALEVIASRQDQFEVVGIAAGGRDPRLIIQQAQMLGLAADHVAVADEESAAQVSQALGGAVLSGSDAATDLVESVPADTVLNGLVGSMGLRATLATIQLGEVLALANKESLVAGGTFVTSQAAPGQIVPVDSEHSAMAQCLRSGASVEVSKLVLTASGGPFRGWTREKMWDVTPRQAAAHPTWSMGQMNTLNSATLINKGLELIEATLLFDIPADRIEVSVHPQSIVHSMVTFCDGATLAQASPPSMLLPISHALAWPHRVPEAQPALDFSQASTWDFMPVDNEAFPAVELAREVALKQGTYPAVYNAANEQAAAAFLSGRIKFPQIVDIVGEVVAGSSQFAGVASSVEEIIAHESEARRRADALVDKLSR, from the coding sequence GTGAGAAAGAAAATCTTGATTCTGGGCAGCACTGGTTCCATCGGCACTCAGGCGCTTGAGGTTATAGCTTCACGCCAAGACCAATTTGAGGTGGTAGGTATTGCCGCGGGTGGTAGAGATCCGCGCTTAATTATCCAGCAAGCCCAGATGCTTGGTTTGGCAGCAGACCATGTTGCTGTGGCCGATGAGGAGTCGGCAGCTCAAGTTAGTCAGGCGCTCGGGGGAGCAGTTTTAAGCGGAAGTGATGCAGCCACTGATCTCGTTGAGTCGGTGCCTGCGGATACCGTGCTCAACGGACTTGTGGGTTCCATGGGGCTGCGGGCCACCTTGGCTACGATTCAGCTAGGTGAAGTGCTGGCCTTAGCTAATAAAGAATCATTGGTTGCCGGTGGTACGTTTGTCACTTCTCAGGCAGCTCCAGGACAGATTGTGCCTGTGGATTCTGAACATTCTGCGATGGCGCAGTGTTTAAGATCAGGGGCATCAGTGGAAGTATCGAAATTGGTTCTGACTGCTTCTGGTGGACCATTTCGCGGTTGGACGCGAGAAAAGATGTGGGATGTTACTCCTAGGCAAGCTGCGGCACATCCCACGTGGTCGATGGGGCAGATGAATACATTGAATTCGGCTACTTTGATAAATAAAGGGTTGGAGCTAATTGAGGCAACTTTGCTCTTTGACATCCCAGCTGATCGTATTGAGGTTTCTGTTCATCCGCAGTCGATTGTTCACTCGATGGTGACGTTTTGTGATGGTGCAACGCTTGCTCAAGCGTCTCCGCCGTCCATGTTGCTGCCAATTTCTCATGCCTTGGCATGGCCTCACAGAGTTCCAGAAGCGCAACCAGCCTTGGATTTTTCTCAAGCAAGTACGTGGGATTTCATGCCTGTAGATAATGAGGCATTCCCTGCGGTAGAGCTAGCGCGCGAGGTGGCCTTGAAACAGGGAACGTATCCAGCAGTGTATAACGCGGCAAACGAGCAGGCAGCCGCTGCGTTTCTTAGCGGGCGAATTAAGTTCCCACAGATTGTCGATATTGTCGGTGAAGTCGTGGCAGGATCTTCACAGTTTGCTGGTGTAGCCTCATCGGTCGAAGAAATTATTGCGCACGAAAGTGAGGCGCGTAGGCGAGCAGATGCGCTCGTCGATAAGCTTTCTCGCTGA
- a CDS encoding DUF2631 domain-containing protein — MAGSHEIAPEIHNGVSTLDEPSAAWGWHSIGTRAIQLSGWGSVIFLLAYNFGNHKGHVETIFLFVFAAVIALGLILQIVKPQGKQVRTLTAHNQPVGFKEKDWNYLQATCTGPYAELSDSELRALNIEPERVRHLRTLPEA; from the coding sequence GTGGCTGGTTCCCACGAAATCGCCCCCGAGATCCACAACGGCGTATCCACTTTGGACGAGCCTTCAGCAGCATGGGGCTGGCACAGCATTGGTACCCGTGCCATCCAGCTTTCCGGATGGGGATCAGTGATATTCCTTCTCGCCTACAACTTTGGTAACCACAAGGGCCACGTGGAGACAATCTTCCTCTTCGTTTTCGCCGCAGTGATCGCCTTGGGTTTGATCCTTCAGATCGTAAAGCCACAGGGCAAGCAGGTACGTACTTTGACTGCACACAACCAGCCAGTGGGTTTCAAAGAAAAGGACTGGAACTACCTCCAGGCAACCTGCACTGGTCCATATGCAGAGCTGAGCGACTCAGAGCTTCGCGCATTGAACATCGAGCCAGAGCGTGTTCGTCACCTCCGCACTCTCCCAGAGGCTTAA
- the rlmN gene encoding 23S rRNA (adenine(2503)-C(2))-methyltransferase RlmN — MTNPTKPIPLNFDKPRRSMPPKHFADLSADERIDALKELGLPKFRANQIARHYYGRLEADPSTMTDLPAAAREKVKDALFPQLMQPVRAVQADDGETQKTLWKLHDGTLLESVLMRYPNRATLCISSQAGCGMACPFCATGQGGLDRNLSTGEIVDQVRAASATMQTEGGRLSNIVFMGMGEPLANYKRVVSAVRQITAPVPEGFGISQRNVTVSTVGLAPAIRKLADEDLSVTLAVSLHTPDDELRNTLVPTNNRWDVAEVLDAASYYADRSGRRVSIEYALIRDVNDQGWRADMLGKKLHKALGPLVHVNLIPLNPTPGSKWDASPIDRQKEFVRRVIAQGVTCTVRDTRGQEIAAACGQLAAEER, encoded by the coding sequence ATGACGAATCCAACGAAGCCCATTCCGCTAAATTTTGATAAGCCTCGGCGGTCTATGCCCCCGAAGCACTTTGCTGATCTTTCTGCTGACGAGCGTATCGATGCTCTCAAAGAGCTGGGTCTGCCAAAATTCCGTGCTAATCAGATTGCTCGGCATTATTATGGTCGCCTTGAAGCTGATCCTAGTACTATGACAGATTTGCCTGCGGCAGCTAGAGAAAAAGTAAAAGACGCGCTGTTTCCGCAGTTGATGCAACCAGTACGTGCTGTTCAAGCAGATGATGGAGAAACACAAAAAACTTTGTGGAAACTCCATGATGGAACTCTCTTAGAGTCAGTGCTGATGCGTTATCCTAACCGTGCAACGTTGTGTATTTCTTCCCAAGCCGGTTGCGGCATGGCTTGTCCGTTTTGTGCTACGGGCCAAGGGGGACTTGATCGTAATTTGTCTACGGGTGAAATCGTTGATCAGGTTCGTGCTGCGTCAGCGACAATGCAGACTGAAGGTGGGCGATTGTCCAACATTGTCTTCATGGGAATGGGGGAGCCTCTTGCTAACTACAAGCGCGTCGTTTCAGCTGTTCGACAAATTACAGCACCGGTGCCGGAGGGATTTGGCATTTCCCAACGAAATGTCACGGTATCTACAGTGGGTTTGGCTCCTGCTATTCGAAAGCTTGCGGATGAGGATCTTTCGGTCACTTTGGCAGTATCGCTGCATACGCCAGACGACGAGCTGCGTAATACCTTGGTTCCCACGAACAACCGCTGGGATGTTGCTGAGGTTCTAGATGCGGCGAGTTATTATGCTGATCGGTCTGGACGACGCGTCTCGATTGAATATGCATTGATTCGCGACGTCAACGATCAAGGCTGGCGTGCTGATATGTTGGGTAAGAAATTACATAAAGCCCTTGGGCCATTGGTGCATGTGAATCTTATTCCGCTTAATCCTACGCCTGGGTCGAAGTGGGATGCTTCGCCCATTGATCGTCAAAAGGAATTTGTCCGACGCGTTATTGCTCAAGGAGTAACGTGTACTGTGCGCGATACTCGTGGACAAGAAATTGCAGCGGCGTGTGGTCAGCTTGCCGCAGAAGAGCGTTAG
- a CDS encoding LapA family protein, producing MVSMPDTTNNYESGSEAFDTPHDHLPDVTQSEYSVPAEIPQTAKPEVKSSFAGGTWFALIVGALLLIILLIFILQNQQAVELNFFTLQFTVPAGVGFLLAAIFGALIMAMVGMVRMFQLRRQIKNLQRSV from the coding sequence ATGGTGAGTATGCCTGATACCACGAACAATTATGAAAGCGGCTCAGAGGCTTTCGACACCCCTCACGATCATCTGCCTGATGTGACTCAATCTGAGTACTCAGTACCGGCTGAAATCCCTCAGACAGCAAAGCCCGAAGTAAAAAGTTCATTCGCAGGCGGTACGTGGTTCGCACTTATCGTAGGCGCATTGTTACTTATCATATTGTTGATTTTCATTCTACAAAACCAACAAGCCGTAGAACTGAACTTCTTTACCCTTCAATTCACTGTGCCGGCCGGTGTAGGCTTTCTTCTCGCTGCAATCTTTGGAGCGCTCATCATGGCAATGGTAGGTATGGTACGAATGTTCCAGCTACGTCGACAAATTAAAAACCTACAGCGTTCGGTTTAA
- a CDS encoding phosphatidate cytidylyltransferase — MPHSSTAFEHLPKPKNSAGRNLKAAISVGISLGALVLLAIFVIPFGWYPLVAIAIAVATWEVERRLIEAGYLLQRWVMLIGGQVMLWLSWPFGPKGLVAGFVGVVLATMFGRLFHHGRSMPPKNYLRDTAVAIFVLTWIPLFGSFAAMLSLFETETAPGKYFIVTFMLCVIASDVGGYIAGVMFGSHPMAPAVSPKKSWEGFIGSVVFGMTVGALTVSYLLGHQWWWGLILGFGLVICATLGDLVESQFKRELGVKDMSAILPGHGGLMDRLDGMLPSAMVTWLVLSVISSV, encoded by the coding sequence ATGCCTCATTCATCAACGGCTTTTGAGCACTTGCCTAAACCGAAGAATTCGGCTGGTCGAAACCTGAAAGCAGCGATCAGCGTTGGAATCAGTTTGGGTGCCCTCGTGTTGCTCGCTATCTTTGTTATCCCTTTTGGATGGTATCCATTGGTAGCTATCGCAATCGCGGTGGCGACTTGGGAAGTAGAGCGCCGTTTAATAGAAGCTGGCTACCTTTTGCAACGATGGGTCATGCTTATTGGTGGACAAGTCATGTTGTGGCTTAGTTGGCCATTCGGTCCGAAGGGATTAGTCGCTGGTTTTGTCGGCGTTGTACTCGCTACGATGTTTGGTCGGCTTTTCCATCATGGTCGCTCTATGCCACCGAAAAACTATCTGAGAGATACCGCTGTTGCGATTTTTGTTTTAACGTGGATCCCGCTTTTTGGTAGTTTTGCTGCAATGCTTTCGCTGTTTGAAACAGAAACAGCGCCAGGAAAGTACTTTATCGTCACGTTCATGTTGTGCGTTATCGCCTCTGACGTGGGTGGTTACATTGCAGGCGTGATGTTTGGCTCGCACCCCATGGCACCTGCCGTAAGCCCAAAGAAATCGTGGGAGGGCTTTATCGGTTCTGTAGTCTTTGGGATGACTGTTGGAGCACTCACCGTGTCCTATTTATTAGGGCATCAGTGGTGGTGGGGATTGATTCTCGGATTCGGACTCGTAATCTGCGCGACACTGGGAGATCTTGTCGAGTCCCAGTTTAAGAGGGAGCTTGGGGTCAAGGACATGTCTGCTATTTTGCCTGGGCATGGTGGTCTGATGGATCGGCTTGATGGTATGTTGCCATCGGCAATGGTGACATGGTTAGTCCTTAGTGTGATTTCTTCGGTATAG
- the frr gene encoding ribosome recycling factor, which yields MIDEILFEAEEHMNTSVERTRDELVNIRTGRANPAMFNGVIADYYGVPTPITQMATISVPEARMLLIKPYEMSMMNEIENAIRNSDLGVNPTNDGQVLRVTIPQLTEERRRDMAKLAKSKGEDGKIAIRNVRRKGMDQLKKIQKDGDAGEDEVQAAEKELDKVTAKYVAQVDEVVAKKEAELMEV from the coding sequence ATGATCGATGAGATCCTGTTTGAAGCTGAAGAGCACATGAACACTTCGGTGGAACGTACTCGTGACGAGCTTGTCAATATCCGTACTGGTCGTGCAAACCCAGCAATGTTTAATGGTGTAATTGCCGATTACTACGGGGTTCCAACTCCTATTACGCAGATGGCAACTATTTCTGTCCCAGAGGCCCGTATGCTGCTGATTAAGCCTTACGAGATGTCGATGATGAACGAAATTGAGAATGCGATCCGTAATTCAGATTTGGGTGTTAATCCAACTAATGATGGCCAAGTTCTTCGTGTTACTATCCCGCAGCTGACAGAAGAGCGTCGTCGTGACATGGCCAAACTCGCAAAGTCTAAGGGCGAAGACGGTAAGATCGCTATCCGCAACGTTCGTCGTAAAGGCATGGATCAGTTAAAGAAGATCCAAAAAGACGGCGATGCTGGCGAGGATGAAGTTCAGGCTGCTGAAAAGGAGCTAGATAAAGTCACCGCTAAGTACGTAGCTCAGGTTGATGAGGTTGTTGCTAAGAAGGAAGCGGAGCTGATGGAGGTTTAA
- the pyrH gene encoding UMP kinase — MTEGVQNERTGYKRVMLKLGGEMFGGGAVGIDPDVVQNVARQIASVARTGAEIAVVIGGGNFFRGAQLQQRGLDRNRSDYMGMLGTVMNCLALQDFLEQEGIDCRVQTAINMAQVAEPYLPLRAKRHLEKGRVVIFGAGMGMPYFSTDTTAAQRALEIDCEVLLMAKAVDGVYDDDPRTNPDAQLFHQITPREVIEKGLKVADATAFSLCMDNKMPILVFNLLTEGNIARAVAGEQIGTLVQS, encoded by the coding sequence ATGACTGAAGGTGTCCAAAACGAACGTACTGGCTACAAGCGAGTAATGCTCAAACTCGGCGGTGAAATGTTCGGCGGTGGGGCAGTAGGAATTGATCCAGACGTAGTTCAAAATGTGGCACGACAGATCGCCAGTGTTGCTCGTACCGGAGCGGAGATCGCCGTGGTTATTGGAGGCGGTAATTTCTTCAGGGGCGCGCAGCTTCAACAGCGTGGTTTGGATCGTAACCGCTCTGATTACATGGGTATGTTGGGCACTGTTATGAACTGCTTGGCTCTGCAGGACTTCCTCGAACAAGAAGGCATTGACTGTCGTGTACAAACCGCCATCAATATGGCCCAGGTTGCTGAGCCGTATTTGCCTCTTCGTGCAAAGCGGCACTTGGAAAAAGGGCGCGTGGTTATCTTTGGTGCAGGTATGGGTATGCCTTATTTCTCCACCGATACGACTGCAGCACAGCGTGCTTTAGAAATTGATTGTGAAGTGCTTCTCATGGCTAAAGCAGTTGATGGAGTCTATGATGATGATCCTCGCACGAACCCAGATGCACAGTTGTTCCACCAGATCACTCCTCGTGAAGTGATTGAAAAGGGTCTAAAAGTTGCGGATGCTACAGCATTTAGCCTGTGCATGGATAACAAGATGCCAATTTTGGTGTTTAACCTTCTTACAGAAGGTAATATCGCTCGTGCTGTCGCGGGCGAACAAATCGGTACTTTGGTTCAATCCTGA
- the tsf gene encoding translation elongation factor Ts, with translation MANYTAADVKKLREITGSGMLDCKKALEETNGDFDKAVEVLRIKGAKDVGKRAERNATEGLIAVSGNTMVEINSETDFVAKNAEFKEFAQKVADAAAAVKANTPEKLAAADLDGKTAADAIQELSAKIGEKLELRRAITLEGEKLSVYLHQRSADLPPAVGVLVAYTGEGEAAQAAAHAAAMQVAALKAQYLTREDVPAEVIEKERSIAEQITREEGKPEKAIPKIVEGRLNGFYKDVCLVEQASVADSKKTVKQVMDEAGVTLTGFARYEVGQH, from the coding sequence ATGGCGAACTACACTGCTGCTGACGTTAAGAAGCTGCGTGAAATCACCGGCTCTGGCATGCTCGACTGCAAGAAGGCTCTGGAAGAAACCAACGGTGATTTCGACAAAGCCGTTGAGGTTCTTCGCATCAAGGGTGCAAAGGACGTCGGAAAGCGCGCTGAGCGCAACGCAACCGAGGGTCTGATTGCTGTTTCTGGCAACACCATGGTTGAGATCAACTCCGAGACAGACTTCGTTGCAAAGAACGCAGAGTTCAAGGAGTTTGCTCAAAAGGTTGCTGACGCCGCTGCAGCTGTTAAGGCAAACACCCCTGAGAAACTTGCTGCTGCTGATCTCGATGGCAAGACCGCTGCTGATGCAATTCAGGAATTGTCTGCAAAGATTGGTGAGAAGCTCGAGCTGCGTCGCGCTATCACCCTGGAAGGCGAGAAGCTATCCGTTTACCTCCACCAGCGTTCTGCTGATCTGCCTCCAGCAGTGGGCGTTTTGGTTGCCTACACCGGCGAAGGCGAGGCAGCTCAGGCTGCTGCTCACGCCGCTGCAATGCAGGTTGCTGCTCTCAAGGCGCAGTACCTGACCCGCGAGGATGTTCCTGCTGAGGTTATCGAGAAGGAGCGCTCCATCGCCGAGCAGATCACTCGTGAAGAGGGCAAGCCAGAAAAGGCAATCCCGAAGATTGTTGAGGGGCGTCTCAATGGCTTCTACAAGGATGTGTGCTTGGTTGAGCAGGCTTCCGTTGCAGACAGCAAGAAGACTGTTAAGCAGGTCATGGATGAGGCCGGTGTTACCTTGACCGGTTTCGCTCGCTATGAGGTTGGCCAGCACTAA
- the rpsB gene encoding 30S ribosomal protein S2, whose product MAVVTMRELLDAGVHFGHQTRRWNPKMRRFIFTDRNGIYIIDLQQTLTYIDEAYEFVKETVAHGGTILYVGTKKQAQESVKNEAERVGMPYVNHRWLGGMLTNFQTVSKRLHRMKELQAMDSAENGYEGRTKKEVLMLTRERTKLERVLGGIADMTKTPSAMWVVDTNKEHIAVSEAHKLNIPVVAILDTNCDPDVVNFPVPGNDDAIRSIDVLTKVISHAVIEGKKAREERALAAAKEAAGDANKTEVAAKVEATEEVAAEAEAK is encoded by the coding sequence ATGGCAGTCGTAACCATGCGCGAGCTTCTCGACGCTGGTGTTCACTTCGGACACCAAACCCGTCGCTGGAACCCAAAGATGCGTCGTTTCATCTTCACAGACCGTAACGGCATCTACATCATCGACCTTCAGCAGACCCTGACCTACATTGACGAGGCATACGAGTTCGTCAAGGAGACGGTTGCGCACGGTGGCACCATCTTGTACGTCGGTACCAAGAAGCAGGCTCAGGAGTCCGTTAAGAACGAGGCTGAGCGCGTTGGTATGCCTTACGTCAACCACCGTTGGCTTGGTGGCATGCTCACCAACTTCCAGACCGTTTCTAAGCGACTTCACCGTATGAAGGAGCTTCAGGCTATGGACTCTGCAGAAAACGGTTACGAGGGTCGCACCAAGAAGGAAGTTCTCATGCTGACCCGTGAGCGCACCAAGTTGGAGCGCGTTCTCGGCGGTATCGCAGACATGACCAAGACGCCTTCTGCTATGTGGGTTGTAGACACGAACAAGGAGCACATCGCTGTCTCCGAGGCTCACAAGCTGAACATCCCAGTTGTGGCAATTCTTGACACCAACTGTGATCCAGATGTTGTTAACTTCCCAGTTCCAGGCAACGATGATGCAATTCGTTCCATCGACGTTCTGACCAAGGTTATCTCTCACGCAGTTATCGAGGGCAAGAAGGCTCGCGAAGAGCGTGCACTTGCCGCTGCTAAGGAAGCAGCCGGCGATGCCAACAAGACCGAGGTAGCAGCTAAGGTTGAGGCAACCGAAGAGGTTGCAGCTGAAGCTGAGGCTAAGTAA
- a CDS encoding M23 family metallopeptidase has protein sequence MKKILASISSFLLALLIARSASAISISLPPSTYINPATGDPSIARVIRPFDKPQHNWLKGHRGVDLDIPVNGTVRAANSGIITFAGKVAGKPVISIDHPDGLRTTYQPVTTVLNTGDSVARGEAIGILAPSVDGFPGLHWGVLQGKDDYLNPLTLLEPLLIRLKPPQMKAPSQ, from the coding sequence ATGAAGAAAATACTTGCATCCATATCAAGTTTCCTATTAGCCCTTTTGATCGCCCGATCCGCTAGCGCAATCTCTATTAGCCTGCCGCCCTCGACTTATATCAATCCCGCCACTGGAGATCCATCAATAGCCCGCGTGATTCGTCCTTTTGATAAGCCTCAACACAATTGGCTCAAAGGCCATCGAGGAGTCGATCTCGATATTCCCGTCAACGGTACGGTACGAGCCGCTAATTCTGGAATCATTACTTTTGCTGGCAAGGTAGCTGGCAAGCCCGTGATTTCGATCGATCACCCCGATGGTTTAAGAACCACTTACCAACCGGTAACTACAGTCCTCAACACCGGAGATTCAGTAGCACGTGGAGAAGCAATCGGCATTCTAGCCCCAAGCGTCGACGGATTTCCGGGACTTCACTGGGGTGTACTTCAAGGAAAAGACGACTACCTCAATCCTCTTACCCTTCTCGAACCATTACTCATTCGACTAAAACCACCACAGATGAAGGCTCCGTCTCAATAA